Proteins encoded by one window of Drosophila melanogaster chromosome X:
- the na gene encoding narrow abdomen, isoform F — MIDRLQIRRLGAAARNKRAGGGGGAGGGAVGSGGAGGGGGGGGAGAVPGAAGAAGTGPITGASATAASGSSGSGGHHQHHHHSHPYSTSGINTPATASTSSSSGNSLTPQQQQQQQHPHHQSHHGHHYAHHQQHTHHHAPPHSHHPHPHPHGHPHSYPHLRHSQPASASQFSFNPSPGSSPGNGLGLGARQDAASALNSPTTIVNSGSGSGGGSSVAFGMQPQQQQQSLAGGGGGGSSATAAPSSGGGHNNGAGLGPVVGGGGGGLNLLGGLGGMGGMGGGAAAAGMGICGGISSTVGSAAITGVPPIGLGIATGIGNKIMLGRKQSLKGGEPFLADYGPEESLNESADIEWVNKLWVRRLMRLCALVSLTSVSLNTPKTFERYPSLQFITFASDTAVTLLFTAEMIAKMHIRGVLHGEVPYLKDHWCQFDASMVSFLWISIILQIFEVLEIVPKFSYLSIMRAPRPLIMIRFLRVFLKFSMPKSRINQIFKRSSQQIYNVTLFFLFFMSLYGLLGVQFFGELKNHCVMNNTEYDLYKRPILTINSLAIPDTFCSMDPDSGYQCSPGMVCMKMDFLSSYVIGFNGFEDIATSIFTVYQAASQEGWVFIMYRAIDSLPAWRAAFYFSTMIFFLAWLVKNVFIAVITETFNEIRVQFQQMWGARGHIQKTAASQILSGNDTGWRLVTIDDNKHGGLAPETCHAILRSPYFRMLVMSVILANGIVTATMTFKHDGRPRDVFYERYYYIELVFTCLLDLETLFKIYCLGWRGYYKHSIHKFELLLAAGTTLHIVPMFYPSGLTYFQVLRVVRLIKASPMLEGFVYKIFGPGKKLGSLIIFTMCLLIISSSISMQLFCFLCDFTKFESFPEAFMSMFQILTQEAWVEVMDETMIRTSKTLTPLVAVYFILYHLFVTLIVLSLFVAVILDNLELDEDIKKLKQLKFREQSAEIKETLPFRLRIFEKFPDSPQMTILHRIPNDFMLPKVRESFMKHFVIELETEDSLVENCKRPMSECWESNVVFRKQKPVRIMNKTAKVRAAGSSLRKLAITHIINDSNNQRLMLGDSAMLPVVGTKGGGGLKSQGTITHSKPWRVDQKKFGSRSIRRSVRSGSIKLKQTYEHLMENGDIAAAPRANSGRARPHDLDIKLLQAKRQQAEMRRNQREEDLRENHPFFDTPLFLVPRESRFRKICQKIVHARYDARLKDPLTGKERKVQYKSLHNFLGLVTYLDWVMIFATTLSCISMMFETPNYRVMDHPTLQIAEYGFVIFMSLELALKILADGLFFTPKAYIKDVAAALDVFIYVVSTSFLCWMPLNIPTNSAAQLLMILRCVRPLRIFTLVPHMRKVVYELCRGFKEILLVSTLLILLMFIFASYGVQLYGGRLARCNDPTISRREDCVGVFMRRVFVTKMKLTPGPDESYPAMLVPRVWANPRRFNFDNIGDAMLTLFEVLSFKGWLDVRDVLIKAVGPVHAVYIHIYIFLGCMIGLTLFVGVVIANYSENKGTALLTVDQRRWCDLKKRLKIAQPLHLPPRPDGRKIRAFTYDITQHIIFKRVIAVVVLINSMLLSITWIKGEVHTERLVIVSAVLTFVFVVEVVMKNIAFTPRGYWQSRRNRYDLLVTVAGVIWIILQTILRNDLSYFFGFMVVILRFFTITGKHTTLKMLMLTVGVSVCKSFFIIFGMFLLVFFYALAGTILFGTVKYGEGIGRRANFGSPVTGVAMLFRIVTGEDWNKIMHDCMVQPPYCTLGNNYWETDCGNFTASLIYFCTFYVIITYIVLNLLVAIIMENFSLFYSNEEDALLSYADIRNFQNTWNIVDIHQRGVIPVRRVKFILRLLKGRLECDPQKDRLLFKYMCYELDKLHNGEDVTFHDVINMLSYRSVDIRKALQLEELLAREEFEYLVEEEVAKMTIRTWLEGCLKKIRAQNASKQQNSLIAGLRATNEQPVMRPNIQEDKAPLGAVDKSAISTISGAVAGACPPTSDAFSPTFSSTENEEKDGSSSAVVQLPHSETSIAGTGSSATGAATATGTSSGLGVGPPTVQSTARHVMTVGKRGYALNRSDSTGSSAGRKFLAPTSSDPQQRSTLSDKERLHITSQQRKKNSMTTLPHAGQLGQLAKQRGGGGEATKSSSFFAQLNSEIGQFHYPTINAAAAAAALHGYGHGHGHGHGGHGGHGGHGEHQMHHHHGGALGSPSAMMSQMIGGSGKLLPFNNQANAVYEVHDWWQEQVLCPQTSDDEI; from the exons ATGATTGACCGCCTACAGATTCGTCGCTTGGGTGCAGCTGCTAGAAACAAACGCGCaggaggcggaggcggagcTGGAGGCGGAGCAGTAGGCAGCGGCGGcgccggcggaggaggaggaggaggaggagcaggggCGGTACCGGGAGCGGCTGGAGCGGCGGGAACAGGACCGATCACTGGAGCGTCAGCAACAGCGGCCAGCGGATCCAGCGGCAGTGGTggccaccaccagcaccaccaccattcGCATCCGTATTCCACGAGCGGCATCAACACGCCGGCGACGGCCAGCACCAGTTCCTCCAGCGGCAACAGCTTgacgccgcagcagcagcaacagcagcagcatccacACCATCAGTCCCATCACGGGCATCACTACGCACACCATCAGCAGCATACGCATCATCACGCGCCGCCGCACTCGCAccatccgcatccacatccgcacGGGCATCCGCATTCGTATCCACACCTGCGACACTCGCAGCCGGCGTCCGCCAGCCAGTTTAGCTTCAATCCATCGCCGGGTAGCAGTCCTGGCAACGGACTGGGACTGGGCGCTCGCCAGGATGCGGCCAGTGCGCTCAACAGTCCGACGACCATTGTGAACTCCGGtagcggcagcggcggcggcagcagcgtcGCCTTCGGAATgcagccgcaacagcagcagcagtcgttggccggcggaggaggcggtggctcATCGGCGACGGCGGCTCCATCTTCGGGCGGTGGCCACAACAATGGTGCCGGGCTGGGACCGGTCGTTGGTGGCGGCGGAGGTGGTCTCAATCTGCTCGGCGGACTGGGCGGCATGGGTGGCATGGGCGGCGGAGCAGCTGCCGCCGGCATGGGCATATGTGGCGGCATTAGCAGCACCGTGGGCAGTGCAGCCATCACCGGAGTGCCGCCCATTGGGCTGGGCATTGCCACCGGAATTGGCAACAAGATCATGCTGGGCCGGAAGCAGAGCCTCAAGGGCGGCGAACCTTTCCTCGCGGATTACGGACCGGAGGAATCGCTCAACGAGAGCGCCGACATCGAGTGGGTGAACAAGCTGTGGGTGCGCCGCCTAATGCGACTGTGTGCCCTCGTCTCACTGACCTCCGTATCACTGAACACGCCCAAGACCTTCGAGCGTTATCCGTCGCTGCAGTTCATCACCTTTGCATCGGACACGGCTGTTACGCTGCTCTTCACCGCCGAGATGATCGCCAAGATGCACATCCGTGGCGTGTTGCAT GGTGAGGTGCCTTATTTAAAAGATCACTGGTGCCAATTCGATGCTTCCATGGTCAGCTTCCTGTGGATTTCGATCATTCTGCAAATCTTCGAAGTGCTGGAGATAGTACCAAA gTTTTCCTATTTATCCATTATGAGAGCACCAAGACCCTTGATCATGATCCGCTTCCTACGCGTCTTCCTTAAATTCAGTATGCCAAAAAGTCGTATTAATCAAATCTTCAA ACGTTCGAGCCAGCAAATTTACAATGTGACACTGTTCTTCCTGTTCTTCATGTCCCTATATGGTTTGCTAGGAGTTCAGTTCTTTGGCGAACTAAAAAACCATTGTGTAATGAATAATACGGAGTACGATCTATACAAAAGACC AATTCTGACCATCAATTCACTGGCCATTCCGGATACGTTCTGCTCGATGGATCCCGACTCCGGTTACCAGTGCTCGCCGGGCATGGTTTGCATGAAAATGGACTTTCTGAGCAGCTATGTGATCGGATTCAATGGTTTCGAGGATATTGCGACTAGTATCTTTACGGTTTATCAGGCAGCCTCACAGGAGGGTTGGGTGTTCATCATGTACCGGGCCATCGATTCACTGCCGGCATGGCGTGCCGCCTTCTACTTCAGCACGATGATCTTCTTCCTGGCGTGGCTGGTGAAGAACGTGTTCATAGCGGTGATCACGGAGACCTTCAACGAGATCCGTGTGCAGTTCCAACAGATGTGGGGGGCGCGAGGTCACATCCAGAAGACGGCCGCATCGCAGATCCTGAGTGGCAACGATACCGGCTGGCGACTAGTGACCATCGATGACAACAAGCACGGCGGATTGGCGCCGGAAACGTGTCATGCGATCCTGAGATCACCATACTTTCGCATGCTAGTGATGAGCGTTATCCTGGCCAATGGCATTGTGACGGCCACAATGACCTTCAAGCACGATGGACGACCGAGGGATGTGTTCTACGAGCGGTACTACTACATCGAGCTGGTCTTCACCTGCCTGCTGGACCTGGAGACCCTTTTCAAGATCTATTGCTTGGGCTGGCGTGGATACTACAAGCATTCCATTCATAAGTTCGAACTGCTCCTGGCCGCCGGAACTACGTTGCACATCGTACCGATGTTCTATCCCTCCGGGCTGACCTATTTCCAGGTGCTACGGGTGGTGCGACTGATCAAGGCCTCACCGATGCTGGAGGGATTCGTTTACAAGATTTTCGGACCGGGCAAGAAACTCGGCTCACTGATCATCTTCACCATGTGCCTGCTGATCATCAGCTCGAGCATCTCAATGCAGCTGTTTTGCTTCCTCTGCGATTTCACTAAGTTCGAATCCTTCCCCGAAGCCTTCATGAGCATGTTTCAGATTCTCACCCAGGAGGCCTGGGTTGAGGTGATGGATGAGACAATGATCCGTACGAGCAAAACTCTCACGCCGCTGGTGGCCGTCTATTTTATACTATACCATCTGTTCGTCACCCTCATCGTGCTCAGTCTGTTCGTGGCGGTCATTTTGGACAATTTGGAACTGGACGAGGATATCAAGAAGCTCAAGCAGCTTAAGTTCCGAGAACAGAGCGCCGAAATCAAGGAGACGCTGCCCTTTCGCCTGCGCATCTTCGAAAAGTTTCCCGATTCACCACAGATGACCATTTTGCATCGCATCCCCAATGATTTTATGCTGCCCAAAGTGCGCGAGAGCTTTATGAAGCACTTCGTCATCGAGCTTGAGACGGAGGACTCGCTGGTCGAGAACTGCAAGCGACCCATGTCCGAGTGCTGGGAGTCTAATGTGGTCTTTCGCAAGCAGAAGCCCGTCCGGATCATGAACAAGACGGCCAAAGTCCGGGCCGCCGGGAGTAGTCTGCGCAAATTGGCCATCACGCATATCATTAA TGACAGCAACAACCAACGCCTGATGCTGGGCGATTCGGCCATGTTGCCCGTGGTTGGGACGAAGGGCGGCGGTGGATTGAAGTCGCAGGGTACCATCACACACTCGAAACCGTGGCGCGTTGACCAAAAGAA GTTTGGCTCCCGCTCCATCCGTCGCAGCGTGCGCTCCGGTTCCATCAAGCTGAAGCAAACGTACGAGCATCTTATGGAGAATGGTGACATTGCTGCCGCGCCACGTGCCAATTCTGGACGTGCACGTCCCCACGATCTGGACATCAAGTTGCtgcaggcgaagcggcagcaggCGGAGATGCGGCGCAATCAACGGGAGGAGGATCTGCGCGAGAATCATCCATTCTTCGATACACCGCTCTTTCTGGTGCCGCGCGAGAGTCGCTTCCGGAAGATTTGCCAAAAGATCGTGCATGCCCGCTACGATGCCCGACTCAAGGATCCGCTGACCGGCAAGGAGCGCAAGGTCCAGTATAAAAGCCTGCA CAACTTTCTCGGTCTGGTCACCTATCTGGACTGGGTGATGATATTCGCGACAACGCTTTCCTGCATCTCGATGATGTTTGAGACACCCAATTATCGGGTGATGGATCATCCGACGCTGCAGATCGCCGAGTACGGGTTCGTTATTTTCATGAGCCTAGAGCTGGCGCTGAAGATTCTGGCCGATGGCCTTTTCTTTACGCCAAAGGCTTATATCAAGGATGTGGCCGCCGCACTGGATGTGTTCATCTATGTGGTGTCCACGTCGTTCTTGTGCTGGATGCCCCTGAATATACCAACCAACTCGGCGGCCCAGCTCCTGATGATCCTGCGCTGCGTGCGACCGCTGCGAATCTTCACCCTGGTGCCCCATATGCGAAAGGTGGTGTACGAGTTGTGCCGCGGCTTCAAGGAGATCCTGCTCGTATCCACGCTGCTCATTCTCCTAATGTTCATCTTCGCCAGCTACGGTGTCCAGTTGTACGGCGGTCGCTTGGCCCGCTGCAATGATCCAACGATCTCGCGGCGGGAGGATTGTGTCGGTGTGTTTATGCGACGTGTTTTTGTGACCAAAATGAAGTTGACCCCGGGTCCGGATGAGTCATATCCGGCAATGCTGGTGCCGCGAGTGTGGGCCAATCCAAGGCGTTTCAACTTCGATAACATTGGAGATGCCATGCTGACGCTGTTCGAGGTGCTCTCATTCAAGGGATGGCTGGACGTGCGCGATGTTCTGATCAAGGCCGTGGGTCCG GTACATGCCGTCTATATTCACATCTATATATTCTTGGGCTGTATGATCGGTCTGACTTTGTTCGTCGGCGTGGTCATTGCCAATTATTCGGAGAACAAGGGCACTGCCCTGCTGACCGTCGACCAGAGGCGTTGGTGTGACCTCAAGAAGCGTCTGAAGATCGCTCAGCCGCTTCATCTGCCACCCAGACCCGATGGCCGAAAGATTCGTGCCTTCACCTACGACATCACTCAGCACATCATCTTTAAGAGGGTCATCGCCGTGGTGGTCCTGATCAATAGTATGCTGCTCAGCATCACG TGGATCAAGGGAGAGGTGCATACGGAACGCCTGGTGATCGTCAGTGCGGTATTGACCTTTGTCTTTGTGGTTGAGGTGGTGATGAAGAACATTGCCTTTACACCGCGGGGCTATTGGCAATCTAGGCGCAATCGCTATGACCTTCTCGTCACCGTTGCCGGTGTGATTTGGATTATATTGCAGACCATTCTGCGG AACGATCTGTCCTACTTCTTCGGCTTCATGGTGGTCATCCTGCGCTTCTTCACCATCACCGGCAAGCACACCACACTGAAGATGCTCATGTTGACCGTGGGCGTGTCTGTATGCAAGTCCTTCTTCATTATCTTTGGCATGTTTCTGCTAGTCTTCTTCTATGCGCTGGCCGGAACGATTCTCTTCG GCACCGTCAAATACGGCGAGGGCATCGGTCGACGGGCCAATTTTGGTTCACCCGTCACCGGTGTGGCCATGCTCTTCCGGATCGTCACCGGCGAGGATTGGAATAAGATCATGCACGACTGCATGGTCCAGCCGCCGTACTGCACCTTGGGCAACAACTACTGGGAGACGGATTGTGGCAACTTCACTGCCAGCCTGATATACTTCTGCACCTTCTACGTGATCATCACATATATAGTGCTCAACTTGCTAGTGG CTATTATCATGGAGAACTTTTCCCTCTTCTACTCCAACGAAGAGGATGCCCTGCTTTCGTATGCGGATATACGCAATTTCCAGAACACCTGGAACATTGTGGACATCCATCAGCGTGGAGTGATACCCGTGCGCCGGGTGAAGTTCATCCTGCGGTTGCTGAAGGGACGACTCGAGTGCGATCCGCAAAAGGATCGCCTGCTGTTCAAGTACATGTGCTATGAGCTGGACAAGCTGCACAACGGCGAGGATGTTACCTTTCACGATGTCATCAA CATGCTGAGCTATCGCTCCGTGGACATCCGGAAGGCActgcagctggaggagctACTGGCGCGCGAGGAGTTCGAGTACCTGGTTGAGGAGGAGGTGGCCAAGATGACCATTCGCACCTGGCTGGAGGGGTGCCTTAAAAAGATTAGGGCCCAAAACGCCAGC AAGCAGCAAAATTCGCTGATCGCTGGCCTGCGGGCAACCAACGAACAGCCGGTGATGCGGCCAAATATCCAGGAGGACAAGGCTCCCCTGGGTGCGGTGGACAAGTCGGCGATCAGCACGATCAGTGGAGCAGTGGCCGGCGCCTGTCCGCCAACCAGTGACGCCTTTTCGCCGACCTTTAGTTCAACGGAAAACGAGGAGAAGGACGGCAGCAGTAGTGCGGTGGTTCAGTTGCCCCACTCGGAGACATCGATAGCCGGAACCGGAAGTTCAGCGACAGGTGCAGCGACAGCGACGGGGACTTCATCGGGACTGGGCGTAGGACCACCGACTGTTCAGTCCACCGCTCGCCATGTGATGACCGTTGGCAAACGGGGCTATGCCCTCAATCGATCCGATTCAACGGGCAGTTCGGCGGGCAGGAAATTCCTGGCACCCACCTCCAGTGATCCCCAGCAGCGTTCAACGCTGAGCGACAAGGAGCGGTTGCATATCACCAGTCAGCAACGGAAAAAGAACTCGATGACCACATTGCCACATGCCGGTCAACTGGGTCAGTTGGCCAAGCAacgcggcggtggtggtgagGCCACCAAATCGTCCAGTTTCTTTGCCCAGCTGAACAGCGAGATTGGTCAGTTCCATTATCCGACAATAAACGCTGCAGCCGCCGCAGCTGCCCTGCATGGctatggacatggacatggccatggccatggtGGTCATGGTGGTCATGGTGGACATGGAGAGCACCAGatgcatcatcatcatggcGGCGCCCTGGGCAGTCCGTCGGCCATGATGAGCCAAATGATTGGTGGCAGTGGGAAGCTGTTGCCGTTCAATAACCAAGCGAATGCCGTCTACGAGGTACACGACTGGTGGCAGGAACAGGTCCTGTGTCCGCAGACCAGCGATGACGAGATCTAG